A stretch of Pelecanus crispus isolate bPelCri1 chromosome 3, bPelCri1.pri, whole genome shotgun sequence DNA encodes these proteins:
- the LOC142593237 gene encoding LOW QUALITY PROTEIN: protein ELYS-like (The sequence of the model RefSeq protein was modified relative to this genomic sequence to represent the inferred CDS: inserted 1 base in 1 codon; substituted 1 base at 1 genomic stop codon): protein MPSRSKSVPLSSVDGLLKERVTKNLGRFSWQKRTGLLVGLEEAEGSVLCLYDLINTCXCTLLLPGSVTAVEPITNHGGANVSTRHLHQSLRWLFGVAAVATDVGHLLLVDLCLDDVSCSQNEIEASDLEAATRIPAEVPQRRESVTREGRHLCFQLQDPSGAAISTLCYISRSNQLVVGFSDGYLSLWNMKALKREHHSQLEGGRIPVYAVTFQEPENDPRNCCYLWAVQSTQESEGDVVSLHLLQLAFGDRKRLASGQVMYERVELFHQPLKMGLLEISSCYSLKILISDLDEGIRCTLIISPDSSVSIFSWQVNTYGQGKPSTYLGVFDINRWYHAQMPDSLRPEEFLHDCPYFALWSLDAVTSMTSPNLILDILVHERSLSRGVPPSYPPPEQFFNPSTYNFDGTCLLQSGVVHMTCTGFQKETLNFLKKSGPSISEAIHDSYTRCLVAGLLSPRLVDVQPSSLSQEEQLEAILSAAVQTGSLELLTGCIKHWTCEEQPSSAANLRFVLEWTWNKVIYAKDEFDQICVPLFDGSCNFIDPQTLQSLQHCQLLLRNLSTVLNCFLAEAQELTDKGFADLTNKQRVTSLISLYAQVVIWFCRSSLLPEGLDEDMHLSRPFYNYALIQSYYTGHRQKLERLSRGKWDSDCLMIDGMVSQLGDQVEKLWRRDEGGTGKYPPASLHALLDLYLLESIEESYKHAITVYLLLDIMHSLPNKTETSIDSFPTAFAIPWGLVKLIQGFWLLDHNDYENSLALLFHPATIRTVSWQHMRIVESLMCQGEHRRALRYIQMMKPSVSSSSEVRLFLTVLLSNRCVVEAWGLLQQHTTKLNIEELLKHMYEICQEMGLMEDLLKLPFTATEQECLEKFLQTNAGAQNHEILLVHHLQRSNYISALQLHQSMKVNLTNDRDPRLRERAVARNSILDQYGKILPRVQRKLAVERAKPYHLPSLVLREVARPKPLSTVTKQANAGNVRTRATFISNVLSKIGEVWVGNEQKTSFSQYDSPRATEPPGRTHPLPDAELPDAFFGTPVTKLSRKCSRLLDLVVRPVPSCSAAQGGSWQSPCRASTSFVALSPLRSDMHGSISQKNFSGASELNLLETPLVVKRAKVLATSASGFPGFTPQSILRSSLRTTPLATPSASPGRSVTPPLRAKEPRISFREENSSAEWTVGVTEDDKGVSGASPERHHGVVEDACPESRDKTTLFTVCHPEDDGAEMEEPSESIPGDGLEKMDVSQESSNFSARSDQTTLEYHDAKSPGDFEDDVIFIAAKPANSSTEEPADSRELEKEDYSEMLEDKPFQMEQPDSSELRKEAGVFHAVITYVSEFFKGLRKVKLLMSAAVNAVISILDSEDVVSTHLANRLEGKHMVDLPKECNLEAAEVDENVPLPQEEIAVSNSVCKTEEMNVIEDSAVKAEASEEAPETSPYSELDPSGSLQYGYDTTEQQFACDLPDKRESECDAAEGDGELFIPQSNFTLVLEGEEGEAEVGDPTLVEASKPAGTTTEEEAVNNLGHTETQEHVTNSVSTVTSDQESQNTAESLPYVPEPIKVAIAENLLDVIKDTRSKEFTSEVVEQSIHETIGKKVTRFQKAKAALTTVPEEGVEDETSVQQVERVITPRTRTRGQPSRSLNIPSGGDRQLLKTDKPLLLGLSPRRSTRRTKEVPETRSLEREDSASEERSPVIAVTPRRGRRPKLANLEKVESSHSDGQTLSISTQSIAVTPRRGGLRRAKEAASELLEGASEETSLAEGSIIASGACKRTRGGKSSAGDEETGQPDSDPKIKLAVSPSRSARRLKSINLQFSENTVKDQEVQPSDQVLLATPTKRGRRRKMSSSEVSESSDLDLSKSSLPQTEYKLPVTPRSGSRRGTQHVSADTGSTSTQEDIPSGGKVEILDTPRRRTRRVPHAXANTAQPTEEPTTPRTTVRTGRRGRR from the exons ATGCCCAGTCGCTCAAAGTCAGTTCCCTTATCGAGTGTTGATGGTTTGCTCAAG GAGAGAGTCACCAAAAACCTGGGCCGGTTTTCCTGGCAGAAGAGAACTGGACTGCTGGTTGGCTTGGAAGAAGCAGAGGGAAGTGTTCTCTGTCTGTACGACCTTATAAATACCTGTTGATGCACTCTACT ATTGCCAGGCAGT GTGACTGCTGTGGAACCCATAACTAATCACGGAGGAGCCAACGTGAGCACTCGGCACCTACATCAGAGTCTGCGATGGCTCTTTGGAGTGGCAGCAGTGGCTACAGATGTTGGTCATCTACTTCTGGTTGACCTTTGTTTGGATGATGTGTCTTGCAGTCAGAATGAAATAGAAGCATCGG aTCTAGAAGCTGCCACTAGAATTCCTGCTGAAGTTccacaaagaagagaaagcGTGACCAGAGAAGGGAGACATCTCTGCTTTCAATTACAAGatccttcaggagcagcaaTATCAACCCTGTGCTACATAAGCAGAAGCAACCAGCTTGTTGTGGGTTTTTCAGACGGCTACCTGTCCCTATGGAATATGAAAGCTTTGAAGAGGGA GCACCACTCTCAGCTTGAAGGAGGAAGGATTCCTGTGTATGCTGTTACTTTTCAAGAGCCTGAGAACGATCCTCGTAATTGTTGCTACTTGTGGGCTGTTCAGTCTACACAGGAAAG TGAAGGTGATGTTGTGAGTTTACACCTGTTGCAGCTAGCATTTGGTGACAGAAAACGCTTGGCATCAGGACAAGTCATGTATGAG AGGGTTGAACTGTTTCATCAGCCTTTAAAAATGGGTCTGCTAGAAATTTCCAGTTGCTACTCTTTGAAAATCTTGATCAGTGACCTGGACGAGGGCATCAGGTGCAccctca TAATATCTCCTGACAGCAGTGTATCGATCTTCAGCTGGCAAGTGAATACATATGGTCAGGGAAAACCATCTACTTACTTGGGTGTATTTGACATTAATCGCTGGTATCATGCTCAAATGCCAGATTCGCTAAG gccAGAAGAATTCCTTCATGATTGCCCCTATTTTGCATTGTGGTCGCTGGATGCTGTAACAAGCATGACTTCTCCAAACCTCATTTTGGATATTCTGGTACATGAGCGGAGTCTAAGTCGGGGAGTTCCTCCTTCTTACCCACCACCTGAGCAGTTTTTTAATCCAAGCACCTATAATTTTG ATGGCACGTGCTTGCTGCAGTCCGGAGTTGTTCATATGACTTGCACCGGCTTCCAGAAAGAG ACcctgaattttttaaagaaatctggTCCTTCAATAAGTGAAGCCATTCATGATAGCTACACTAGGTGTCTCGTAGCTGGCTTGCTGTCTCCAAGACTAGTTGATGTCCAGCCATCCAGTTTGAGTCAG GAGGAGCAGTTAGAAGCGATCCTGtcagctgctgtgcagacagGTTCTTTAGAACTTCTGACTGGGTGCATTAAACATTGGACATGTGAAG AGCAGCCAAGTTCTGCTGCTAATTTACGGTTTGTTCTTGAGTGGACGTGGAACAAAGTGATCTACGCAAAAGATGAATTTGACCAAATCT GTGTTCCGCTGTTTGATGGCTCTTGCAACTTCATTGACCCACAGACATTACAGTCTCTTCAGCACTGCCAGTTGCTTTTGAGGAACCTTAGCACCGTCTTAAACTGTTTTCTAGCAGAAGCGCAAGAACTTACAGACAAAG gttttgcagACTTGACAAATAAGCAGCGGGTAACGAGCCTCATTTCTTTGTACGCGCAAGTGGTCATCTGGTTCTGTCGATCCAGTCTCCTTCCAGAGGGTTTAG ATGAGGATATGCATTTGTCTAGACCCTTCTACAATTATGCTCTGATTCAGAGCTACTACACTGGTCATCGACAGAAACTTGAGCGTTTATCAAG AGGGAAATGGGATTCTGACTGCTTGATGATTGATGGAATGGTTTCCCAGTTAGGGGACCAAGTTGAGAAGTTGTGGCGGAGGGATGAAGGAGGAACTGGGAAATATCCACCTGCTAGTTTACAT gcACTGCTGGATCTCTATTTGCTAGAAAGCATTGAAGAAAGCTACAAACACGCAATT ACAGTTTACTTGCTGCTAGATATCATGCATTCCCTTCCgaataaaacagaaacttcAATTGACTCCTTCCCAACTGCCTTTGCTATCCCCTGGGGGCTTGTGAAGCTTATTCAAGGTTTTTGGCTTCTAGATCACAATGATTATGAA AATTCACTGGCCCTGCTCTTTCATCCAGCTACAATCAGGACTGTGTCATGGCAGCATATGAGAATTGTTGAATCCCTTATGTGCCAAGGCGAGCACAGGCGAGCCCTCAGATACATACAGATGATGAAGCCATCGGTGTCAAGCAGTAGTGAAGTGCGGCTTTTCCTCACTGTGTTGTTGTCCAATAG GTGCGTGGTGGAGGCTTGGGGTCTGTTGCAGCAACACACCACTAAGTTAAACATAGAAGAGCTGTTAAAGCACATGTATGAAATCTGTCAGGAGATGGGACTAATGGAAGACTTGCTGAAGCTACCTTTCACAGCCACCGAACAA GAGTGTTTGGAGAAGTTTTTACAGACCAATGCTGGTGCTCAGAATCACGAAATTCTTTTAGTCCACCACCTGCAGCGTTCCAACTATATCTCAGCACTACAGTTGCATCAGTCAATGAAGGTTAATCTTACG AATGATCGTGACCCTCGCTTGAGAGAGAGAGCAGTTGCCAGAAATTCTATATTAGACCAATATGGCAAGATCCTCCCTAGAGTTCAAAGGAAGCTGGCTGTAGAGAGAGCCAAGCCTTACCATTTGCCTTCGTTGGTCTTAAGAGAAG TTGCAAGGCCAAAGCCATTATCAACAGTAACAAAACAAGCTAATGCAGGAAATGTGCGTACGAGAGCAACTTTCATCAGCAACGTGTTGTCCAAAATTGGAGAAGTATGGGTAGGAAACGAGCAGAAAACCAGTTTCTCGCAATATGATAG TCCTAGAGCTACAGAACCACCAGGCAGAACGCATCCTCTCCCTGACGCAGAGCTGCCCGATGCATTTTTTGGGACACCGGTTACAAAATTGTCACGAAAATGTTCCAG ATTGCTGGATTTGGTGGTTCGTCCTGTTCCTTCATGTTCTGCAGCACAGGGTGGTAGCTGGCAGTCGCCATGCAGGGCTTCTACTTCATTTGTGGCATTGAGCCCATTGAGATCAGATATGCACGGTTCCATCTCACAGAAGAATTTTTCAGGAGCATCAGAGCTGAATTTACTAGAGACTCCTCTTGTGGTCAAg aGAGCTAAAGTTTTGGCCACAtctgcttctggttttcctGGCTTTACTCCTCAGTCTATTCTCAGATCCAGCCTTCGCACCACACCCCTGGCAACTCCCTCTGCATCTCCAGGACGATCAGTTACTCCTCCTCTACGAGCAAAGGAGCCTAGAATATCTTTCAGGGAAGAGAACTCGAGTGCCGAATGGACTGTTGGG gtaacagaaGATGATAAAGGAGTATCTGGAGCTTCCCCTGAGCGTCATCATGGAGTGGTGGAGGATGCTTGCCCTGAAAGTAGAGATAAAACAACTCTGTTTACTGTGTGCCATCCTGAGGATGATGGTGCTGAAATGGAAGAGCCTTCAGAAAGCATACCTGGAGACGGTTTGGAGAAAATGGATGTCAGCCAAGAAAGCAGTAACTTCTCTGCCAGGTCAGACCAAACTACTTTGGAGTATCATGATGCAAAATCACCTGGCGATTTTGAAGATGATGTCATCTTTATAGCTGCTAAACCAGCTAATTCTTCCACTGAAGAACCTGCCGATTCTCGAGAATTGGAGAAGGAAGACTACAGCGAAATGCTTGAAGATAAACCTTTCCAGATGGAACAACCAGATTCATCAGAACTAAGGAAGGAAGCTGGTGTGTTTCATGCTGTGATAACCtatgtttctgaatttttcaaagGTCTTCGAAAGGTTAAACTACTGATGAGTGCAGCAGTTAACG CTGTGATAAGTATCCTTGACAGTGAGGATGTGGTCAGTACTCATTTAGCAAATCGCCTTGAGGGGAAGCATATGGTGGATTTGCCTAAAGAATGTAACCTGGAAGCAGCTGAAGTTGACGAAAATGTTCCTCTTCCGCAGGAAGAAATAGCTGTTTCTAACAGTGTTTGtaaaacagaggaaatgaaT GTTATTGAAGATAGCGCGGTTAAGGCAGAAGCCTCAGAAGAAGCACCTGAAACATCACCATATAGTGAACTAGACCCATCAGGCAGCCTTCAATATGGCTATGATACTACAGAGCAACAGTTTGCATGTGATTTGCCTGATAAGAGAGAGAGTGAATGTGATGCAGCTGAGGGAGATGGAGAGCTTTTTATACCTCAAAGTAATTTTACTTTAGTCTtggaaggagaagaaggtgAAGCGGAGGTGGGAGACCCTACATTAGTAGAAGCTTCTAAACCGGCTGGCACAAcaacagaggaagaagcagtgaACAATTTAGGACATACTGAAACCCAAGAACATGTTACAAACTCGGTGTCCACTGTAACTAGTGATCAGGAATCTCAAAATACTGCAGAGTCTCTCCCGTATGTGCCTGAACCCATTAAGGTAGCTATTGCTGAGAACTTACTGGATGTCATCAAAGACACAAGAAGTAAAGAGTTCACATCTGAAGTTGTAGAACAATCTATTCACGAAACCATAGGCAAAAAGGTAACTCGATTCCAGAAGGCAAAAGCTGCCTTAACAACTGTGCCAGAGGAAGGAGTGGAAGATGAAACCAGCGTACAGCAAGTAGAGCGTGTCATCACCCCTAGAACACGCACGAGGGGACAGCCGAGTAGAAGTCTAAATATTCCATCGGGCGGCGATCGGCAACTACTGAAGACAGACAAGCCGCTTTTGTTAGGACTGTCTCCTAGGAGAAGTACCAGGCGAACCAAAGAAGTGCCGGAGACTCGTAGTCTTGAAAGAGAAGACAGTGCTTCAGAGGAGCGAAGCCCTGTGATCGCCGTTACTCCTAGGAGAGGCAGGAGGCCGAAACTGGCTAATTTAGAAAAAGTAGAAAGCAGCCATTCTGATGGACAAACGTTGTCCATCAGTACGCAGTCCATAGCCGTTACTCCAAGAAGAGGAGGATTAAGGAGAGCAAAGGAAGCTGCATCTGAACTCTTGGAAGGGGCTAGTGAGGAAACTTCTCTTGCTGAAGGTAGCATTATTGCTTCTGGTGCTTGCAAAAGGACTAGAGGAGGAAAAAGTTCAGCAGGAGATGAGGAAACGGGCCAGCCTGACAGTGATCCTAAGATAAAACTGGCAGTCAGTCCCAGCAGAAGTGCAAGAAGACTGAAAAGCATTAATTTACAATTCAGTGAAAATACTGTCAAGGATCAAGAGGTGCAGCCTAGTGACCAAGTCCTGTTAGCCACGCCAACTAaaagaggcagaagaagaaagatgagTTCATCAGAAGTTTCTGAAAGTTCTGACCTTGATCTGTCTAAATCATCGCTTCCTCAAACAGAATATAAACTTCCTGTCACTCCTAGAAGTGGTTCTAGGAGGGGGACACAACATGTCTCAGCAGACACAGGATCTACCTCTACTCAGGAAGACATACCTTCAGGTGGGAAGGTGGAAATCCTTGATACTCCTAGGAGAAGAACAAGAAGAGTTCCAcatg gtgcaaacactgcaCAGCCAACTGAGGAACCAACCACCCCCAGGACTACAGTAAGGACAGGGCGTCGGGGCAGAAGGTGA